The Zestosphaera sp. genome includes a window with the following:
- a CDS encoding DUF1616 domain-containing protein encodes MNGKTLEEYVNSLGRGYRNLRRAYDEVVSGKLNIMDPNPPKVFVEYLLRFDYSTWFWVTISLTIITIASVCLTSLIPQAIYLRYVAGSIFTLFIVGYTTVELLYPEEGSLSDLERLALSIGLSLAVVPLIGLALNYTPWGIRLEPVLTVLTLYSTLTALGAAYRKYINLRMRS; translated from the coding sequence ATGAACGGTAAGACTCTTGAGGAGTACGTGAACTCCCTCGGCAGGGGTTATAGAAATTTAAGGAGGGCCTACGATGAAGTGGTGAGTGGCAAACTGAACATCATGGATCCGAACCCCCCTAAGGTCTTTGTAGAATACCTTCTAAGGTTCGATTATAGCACCTGGTTTTGGGTGACGATATCACTCACAATAATCACCATCGCGTCGGTTTGCCTGACGAGCCTCATCCCTCAGGCAATTTACCTAAGGTACGTTGCGGGGTCGATCTTCACCCTCTTTATAGTCGGCTACACTACGGTGGAACTCCTTTATCCGGAGGAGGGGTCTCTTAGTGACCTGGAGAGGCTCGCCTTATCGATAGGGCTCTCGCTGGCTGTAGTGCCTTTGATAGGACTAGCACTTAATTACACTCCATGGGGTATAAGGCTAGAGCCGGTTCTGACAGTGTTGACGCTGTATTCGACCCTCACAGCCTTAGGAGCTGCGTACAGGAAGTACATCAACCTAAGGATGAGATCGTGA
- a CDS encoding ATP-binding cassette domain-containing protein produces the protein MIILSLRGVSKVVGGEDVLRDVSLTLGSGETLIVRGRSGVGKTTLAKIASLQLMPDDGMVEFMGSNVAGLNDSAKSTLRLKYIGYVDQEFTLLPRLTVHDNVELPLALLNVPRSERRRRVAEVLSYVGLEGLGRRYPSELSGGERQRVAIARAVVKTPKLLVADEPFSNLDDVTSSRILTLFRRLTHEFKMAILLTTTDLNTEYGVGVSRTLEGGKLV, from the coding sequence ATGATCATACTGTCGTTGAGGGGCGTTAGTAAGGTTGTTGGTGGTGAGGACGTTCTGAGGGACGTCTCCCTCACCTTAGGCTCTGGCGAGACCTTAATTGTCAGGGGTCGTAGCGGCGTCGGTAAGACGACTCTAGCTAAGATAGCCTCACTACAGCTGATGCCCGATGATGGGATGGTGGAATTCATGGGTAGCAATGTAGCCGGACTGAATGATTCAGCTAAATCTACTCTGAGGCTTAAGTATATTGGTTACGTTGATCAGGAGTTCACACTGCTTCCCCGACTCACGGTCCACGATAATGTTGAATTACCATTAGCCCTCCTTAATGTGCCGAGAAGTGAGAGACGCAGGCGGGTTGCTGAAGTGCTTAGTTACGTAGGTCTGGAGGGTCTGGGACGGAGGTATCCGAGCGAGCTAAGCGGTGGCGAAAGGCAGAGAGTGGCTATAGCTAGAGCAGTGGTTAAAACACCTAAACTACTAGTAGCTGACGAGCCGTTCTCGAATCTTGACGACGTCACATCGTCCAGAATCTTGACGTTGTTTAGGAGACTCACACATGAGTTTAAGATGGCTATACTGCTGACAACGACGGACTTAAACACTGAATACGGTGTAGGAGTGAGCAGGACCTTAGAAGGCGGGAAGCTCGTGTAG
- a CDS encoding archaeosortase/exosortase family protein yields the protein MTANDSGSRVRMLTAGFTILTSFIALLSESAYRGIVESYLKLMFVEEYNYLLVVLASTLTLFYYLFRSVGLSYEVRVSKVIVSVLLADLSLIFYISSFLDLGNAVQYGSLSLVLLVLALIIFIYNPLTLKDLIPLLSLFMLVPLPTSVIDSVTPHLSRFVGRAVAVLTGVTFIENPVYAQIVVVTPSGPAVFNVEIACTGIVSLLSVFAVIPVVTYLVAFSPSTARRKIVSVATSLMLAVLIGFLGNLVRVLLVIWGSMSYGVEVGMELFHSPLSIVFSTLSVLAAFFVADRYAGLRRLTPRSVGSWSRIEWGFVAGVLAVTLIFTSVYAVTLHYIASPNINDALRRDGIVLGDNELSDFMNNPPRYVFSGRGDLTLTHQSYSSYLTRVLGAFSVYEVVLVKDGVPHFGYVEVADTPGRFHTWQLCLRLQGYRVVNSWSRIFNGTRLYFIEVERDSIEGLLGYVIMPVFIGDSNAQAIAYVRASLMMFSPNLDVGRVEGNLSKALVLGSPGRSPNLSQSYTAMLYWATLASYILTMILVVYLTVTWSPHLINSLKNLFGFLKGK from the coding sequence GTGACGGCTAATGATTCGGGAAGCCGCGTGAGGATGTTGACAGCCGGTTTCACTATCCTCACTAGCTTCATCGCCCTCCTATCTGAATCCGCCTATAGGGGGATTGTTGAAAGCTACCTTAAACTGATGTTCGTCGAGGAGTACAACTACTTACTTGTAGTCTTAGCCTCAACACTGACCCTCTTCTACTATCTCTTCAGGAGCGTCGGTCTATCCTACGAGGTGAGGGTCAGTAAGGTTATTGTGTCGGTGTTGCTCGCTGACTTAAGCCTCATTTTTTATATTTCCTCCTTCCTGGATTTAGGGAACGCCGTCCAATATGGAAGCTTAAGTTTAGTTCTGCTTGTGTTGGCTCTCATTATCTTTATCTATAATCCACTCACGCTGAAAGACTTAATACCTTTGCTTTCGCTCTTCATGCTTGTCCCCCTGCCGACCTCGGTCATAGATTCCGTAACGCCACACTTATCAAGGTTCGTTGGTAGAGCAGTGGCCGTGCTGACTGGAGTTACATTCATCGAGAATCCTGTATACGCTCAGATAGTGGTTGTGACTCCCTCAGGCCCCGCGGTATTCAATGTTGAGATCGCCTGCACTGGTATAGTGTCACTCTTATCGGTTTTCGCTGTGATTCCGGTGGTGACGTATCTGGTTGCATTCAGTCCCTCCACTGCGAGGAGGAAAATAGTTAGCGTTGCAACGTCTCTGATGTTGGCCGTCCTCATAGGTTTTCTCGGAAATTTAGTGAGGGTCCTCCTCGTCATTTGGGGCAGTATGAGTTACGGTGTGGAGGTGGGCATGGAGTTGTTTCACTCCCCCCTCTCAATAGTTTTTTCAACGCTCTCGGTCCTCGCCGCGTTTTTTGTGGCCGACAGGTACGCGGGCTTAAGGCGCTTAACACCTAGATCCGTTGGAAGCTGGTCCAGGATTGAGTGGGGATTCGTTGCTGGAGTTCTCGCCGTGACGCTCATCTTCACCTCAGTTTACGCTGTGACACTGCATTACATAGCGTCACCCAACATTAACGATGCGTTGCGGAGGGATGGTATAGTGCTCGGTGACAACGAGCTGAGCGACTTCATGAACAATCCGCCGAGATACGTCTTCAGCGGGAGAGGGGACTTAACACTCACGCATCAGTCCTACAGCAGTTACTTGACGAGGGTCCTGGGGGCCTTCAGCGTCTATGAGGTCGTCCTTGTGAAAGATGGCGTTCCCCACTTCGGCTATGTTGAGGTAGCTGACACGCCCGGCAGGTTCCACACGTGGCAACTCTGCCTAAGGCTTCAGGGATACAGGGTCGTTAACTCGTGGAGTAGGATCTTCAATGGGACAAGGCTCTATTTCATAGAGGTTGAGAGGGACTCGATTGAGGGACTCCTAGGCTACGTCATAATGCCCGTCTTTATAGGTGATTCCAACGCGCAGGCGATAGCTTACGTCAGGGCGTCCCTGATGATGTTCTCACCGAACCTTGACGTGGGCAGGGTCGAGGGGAATTTATCAAAAGCTCTTGTGCTGGGCTCACCAGGTAGAAGTCCTAACTTAAGTCAGAGTTATACGGCGATGTTGTACTGGGCAACGCTAGCTTCCTATATCTTGACGATGATCCTGGTCGTTTACTTGACAGTAACATGGTCACCGCATTTAATCAACTCACTGAAAAACTTATTTGGCTTCTTGAAAGGGAAGTGA
- a CDS encoding MoxR family ATPase: MRDEGLDLDNIKQIMRDFMNELGKVYVGKLETVKLAVTTLFSGGHLLIEGYPGTGKTLLAKSLSKAMGGEFRRIQGHPDILPTDILGFHVYRLNGSKEFVKGPIFTNILMFDELNRVPTRSQAALLEAMQEYRVTVDGVPYPLPKPFMVIATEVSPRVATGWYQIMETLADRFAARVPSYYNPPDEEVEIIKRAEMAVDPALQQITALDTVLEVSRALEHLIHLSEVVVEYIVRLISYLRDHEAVLYGPSHRASIHLAMLSRAYASMNGRDYVIPDDVKALAVPVVAHKVKVKEEYEAEGVTPESLVEEALRKVPVPK; this comes from the coding sequence GTGAGGGATGAGGGGTTGGATCTCGATAACATCAAACAGATTATGAGGGACTTCATGAATGAGCTTGGGAAAGTGTATGTTGGTAAGTTGGAAACAGTTAAACTGGCAGTCACTACCTTATTCAGCGGTGGGCATCTTCTGATAGAGGGTTACCCGGGAACCGGTAAGACTCTTCTGGCCAAATCCCTCTCCAAGGCGATGGGGGGCGAGTTCAGAAGGATTCAAGGACATCCGGACATACTCCCAACAGACATTCTAGGATTTCATGTTTACAGGTTGAATGGCAGTAAGGAGTTCGTCAAGGGGCCTATCTTCACCAACATACTCATGTTCGACGAGCTTAACAGAGTCCCCACAAGGTCTCAGGCGGCCCTTCTGGAGGCGATGCAAGAGTATAGGGTGACTGTTGACGGGGTCCCTTACCCACTTCCTAAACCCTTTATGGTCATAGCTACTGAGGTCTCACCAAGAGTTGCTACAGGCTGGTATCAGATAATGGAGACGTTGGCCGATAGGTTCGCCGCCAGAGTTCCGAGCTACTACAACCCTCCCGACGAAGAGGTCGAGATAATTAAGAGGGCGGAGATGGCGGTGGATCCAGCCTTACAGCAGATTACAGCACTTGATACCGTGCTTGAGGTGAGCAGGGCCCTAGAGCACCTGATCCACCTCAGCGAGGTCGTTGTCGAGTATATCGTCAGGTTAATATCCTACTTAAGGGATCATGAAGCCGTTCTCTACGGACCCTCGCACAGGGCGTCAATACATTTAGCAATGTTAAGCAGGGCCTACGCCTCAATGAATGGAAGGGACTACGTGATCCCCGATGACGTAAAAGCTCTTGCAGTTCCAGTAGTAGCTCACAAGGTCAAGGTTAAGGAGGAGTATGAGGCGGAAGGCGTAACGCCTGAATCCCTGGTTGAGGAGGCCCTCAGGAAGGTACCAGTGCCTAAGTAG
- a CDS encoding DUF4350 domain-containing protein, whose amino-acid sequence MRIKELILVGVLLGLMMGSAAIYVYPSTTSYSIVNYGDEGLSMLAHVFNASISLEADVLRDVEALKTAYLIIRSKSVASNEIEEITNFLSRGGYVVASGTPEFIGSLIKHLNITMKVEGGTICDMVYNYGDRFHPLGFSSYCNTIVVPYVPYHVVTEGLVVLSYTSNFSYVDVDEDGYMDINEPLGPFPLAVLADVGEGRLVFISSPHIFTNKLLNLNREFIQCILGGRNLIIDQADVRQSFLEYFRLLVSTRGVTYYMFVFLAIVLSLVIYYVFR is encoded by the coding sequence ATGAGGATTAAGGAGTTGATCCTGGTTGGTGTTCTATTAGGTCTAATGATGGGGTCTGCCGCGATATACGTATATCCATCCACAACCAGTTACAGCATCGTCAACTACGGTGATGAAGGCCTTTCTATGCTCGCGCATGTTTTTAACGCCTCCATATCGTTGGAGGCGGACGTCTTACGTGATGTGGAGGCTTTGAAAACCGCGTACCTAATCATTCGTTCAAAAAGTGTAGCATCTAATGAAATAGAGGAAATCACGAACTTCCTCAGTAGGGGTGGTTACGTAGTGGCTTCAGGCACGCCTGAGTTCATAGGTAGTTTGATTAAACATCTGAACATCACCATGAAGGTTGAGGGCGGAACCATCTGTGACATGGTTTACAACTACGGTGATAGATTTCACCCCCTAGGTTTCTCAAGTTATTGCAATACGATTGTCGTCCCTTACGTACCTTATCATGTAGTGACTGAGGGTTTGGTGGTGTTGTCATATACTAGTAACTTCTCGTACGTGGATGTTGATGAGGACGGCTACATGGACATTAACGAGCCGCTGGGACCGTTCCCCCTGGCGGTTCTAGCTGATGTGGGTGAGGGTCGTCTGGTCTTCATCTCATCCCCGCACATCTTCACAAATAAGTTGCTCAACCTAAACAGGGAATTCATTCAATGCATCTTAGGAGGCAGGAACCTGATTATAGATCAGGCGGATGTTAGGCAATCCTTTTTAGAGTACTTTAGACTCCTAGTGAGTACCCGTGGTGTGACGTATTACATGTTCGTATTTCTGGCAATCGTTCTGAGTCTGGTGATTTACTATGTATTTAGGTAG
- a CDS encoding DUF58 domain-containing protein, whose translation MYLGRVSTLVLAASSLMIVTGFYNALTLGDLIYIVYSSVAAVLYVRLTGFPRLLTGLTWCLLAVGETPLSTLASIILSVLTPYVHDVVAREPLEGLLSLRLSSIVLVFTPLYLLRPCTLIPAMSYVTSILVLTTISYLHLSRSRVLLERTSYSIYLGEHAEVTVGVDVLNNSSYSIVINDIPVMRGSTRGSNTFTVRLSPRTAGVHTYFLKVALSDLRHFSRLVHGPYAIRVKAIPKSMVIVRRVRELLSRYVSLVRTPTIYVGRLELIESHRASRGGGSDGEGAGASVAGATPLRVGEGIVGDIVGEEGLSSSRRVGARFRFRWVIPTKILESIERQTVGTLAGDYVGVREYYPGDHPRSIHWKKSASIGDLVVKVFTHGKEGGGGRPSLIVADWDASNPLELDNLIQATYSALLTVDSTKTLYLRLPNGKIYFIKGDLASVLNALDLIIRIEDVEARFNYDSWVRERARSTIEELKNGKGFLKSLDQYYRALTQSIVEGLEEHGLVKGSNFFILHPRAHTLKYTYLAHALRMKGYTTTRVVKLLQPDEVVEKLRDSITSLPP comes from the coding sequence ATGTATTTAGGTAGAGTCAGCACCTTAGTTCTCGCGGCGTCCTCCCTGATGATTGTGACAGGCTTCTATAATGCGCTGACATTGGGTGATCTCATCTACATTGTGTACAGTTCGGTTGCCGCAGTGCTTTACGTACGTCTGACGGGCTTCCCCAGACTCTTGACGGGCTTGACGTGGTGTTTGCTTGCTGTAGGAGAGACCCCGCTCTCCACGCTGGCTAGCATCATCTTATCTGTTCTCACCCCTTACGTCCATGATGTAGTGGCTCGCGAACCTTTGGAGGGGTTGCTCTCCTTGAGACTGTCTTCAATAGTCCTGGTCTTTACTCCGCTCTACCTACTGAGGCCATGCACCTTGATCCCTGCCATGTCGTACGTAACGTCAATACTTGTCTTGACCACCATCTCGTACTTACATCTCTCCAGGTCGCGGGTCCTCTTAGAGAGGACTTCGTACTCAATTTATCTAGGCGAACATGCTGAGGTCACGGTTGGGGTTGATGTCCTCAACAATTCCTCGTACAGCATAGTAATCAATGACATTCCAGTGATGAGAGGCTCTACGAGGGGTTCCAACACTTTTACCGTCAGATTATCGCCTAGGACGGCAGGTGTGCACACGTACTTTCTGAAGGTTGCTTTAAGCGACTTGAGACACTTCTCGAGACTCGTCCACGGCCCATACGCGATCAGGGTGAAGGCGATCCCTAAGTCGATGGTAATAGTCAGGAGGGTTAGAGAGTTGCTGAGCAGGTATGTGTCCCTAGTTAGAACTCCGACAATATATGTGGGCAGGTTAGAACTCATTGAGAGCCACAGGGCGTCACGCGGGGGAGGCAGTGATGGTGAGGGGGCTGGGGCAAGCGTTGCCGGGGCCACCCCTCTGAGGGTGGGTGAGGGCATAGTCGGCGACATTGTTGGTGAGGAGGGCTTAAGTAGCAGTCGACGAGTCGGAGCTAGGTTTAGGTTTAGATGGGTAATCCCTACCAAGATCCTTGAATCCATTGAACGTCAGACAGTCGGGACCCTTGCAGGTGATTATGTGGGTGTTAGAGAGTATTACCCCGGCGATCACCCGAGGAGTATTCACTGGAAGAAGAGCGCCAGCATTGGGGATTTAGTGGTTAAAGTGTTTACGCACGGCAAGGAAGGCGGTGGCGGCAGGCCAAGCCTCATCGTTGCCGACTGGGATGCTTCAAACCCGCTAGAACTTGATAACCTGATACAGGCAACCTACAGCGCCTTGCTAACGGTTGATTCCACGAAAACCCTCTACTTAAGGCTCCCGAACGGGAAGATATACTTCATCAAGGGGGACTTGGCGAGTGTCTTAAACGCTCTGGACCTAATAATCCGTATCGAGGATGTTGAGGCGAGGTTCAACTACGATAGTTGGGTCAGGGAGAGGGCTCGGAGCACCATTGAAGAGCTTAAAAATGGTAAGGGTTTTCTAAAATCTCTAGACCAGTACTATAGGGCGCTGACCCAATCGATTGTCGAGGGGCTGGAGGAGCACGGGCTGGTGAAGGGCTCGAACTTCTTCATACTACATCCCCGCGCCCACACACTTAAATATACATACCTAGCACACGCCTTGAGGATGAAGGGGTATACCACGACGCGCGTCGTGAAATTACTTCAGCCGGATGAAGTTGTTGAGAAGTTAAGAGACTCGATAACTTCACTCCCACCTTGA
- a CDS encoding MFS transporter: MVLSVTTLASFLTGLNSRLAMVGFPIVARELNASVGEMLWIVQGYMIGSTIIQLIVGGLADLYGRIKLFNIGFLVFSVAALTAGLAGSPVLLIASRIIQGVGGAFLMTLSITILTDNVPGNVLGTWLGVNQVAWRVGALLGLSISGFVIDSLGWRWLYLAYVPVGLAALLWSAKVLRETYSRTRPPCLDVGGFTSFTAFTFFLLMYLTLLLSGISWGLSVLLVIATLSSLAAFVAWEMRARCTSLDFTVFRKWQFTGGLIAQLLYALGFGSTLTLLVLLLEVAKGVSASVTGLAIMPFEATFLIFGVIGGRLSDKVGYAPVTLAGLVVSSISLYMLSEVTADAGLTTTILATVLLGIGTGAFTAPNTSSIMSAVEPDKRGVASALRMLTFNIGFLASLNMAVLTLIQYIPYDVATRIIISGELVDVEGYANSMATALGKSFLVQAIVMASAIPFTLTRFRRKQTSPQR; the protein is encoded by the coding sequence ATGGTACTGTCCGTTACAACCCTCGCTTCATTCCTGACAGGGTTGAATTCAAGGCTGGCTATGGTTGGCTTCCCTATAGTTGCCCGTGAGCTGAACGCTAGCGTCGGCGAGATGTTGTGGATTGTTCAGGGCTATATGATAGGCTCCACCATCATACAGCTTATAGTTGGTGGTCTGGCAGACCTCTACGGCAGGATTAAGTTGTTCAACATAGGCTTTCTGGTATTCTCAGTGGCGGCCCTCACCGCGGGGCTGGCCGGCAGTCCCGTTCTCCTCATCGCTTCCAGGATAATTCAGGGCGTGGGAGGGGCTTTCCTAATGACTCTCAGCATAACTATACTCACAGATAACGTGCCCGGCAATGTTCTGGGGACGTGGCTCGGCGTTAACCAAGTTGCGTGGAGGGTTGGCGCGCTGCTCGGCCTATCCATAAGCGGGTTCGTGATAGACTCGCTGGGATGGAGGTGGCTCTACCTAGCATACGTGCCCGTAGGTCTTGCGGCACTTTTATGGAGTGCTAAAGTCCTGCGTGAGACGTACTCTAGGACGCGCCCGCCCTGCCTAGACGTCGGCGGCTTCACATCATTCACCGCCTTCACCTTCTTCCTCCTCATGTACCTGACCCTCCTGCTCAGCGGCATATCCTGGGGTTTGAGCGTGCTTCTAGTGATTGCTACGCTATCATCGCTAGCTGCCTTCGTGGCTTGGGAGATGAGGGCTCGGTGCACCTCACTGGACTTCACCGTGTTCAGGAAGTGGCAGTTCACGGGAGGTCTGATAGCCCAGCTACTCTACGCCCTTGGGTTCGGCTCAACCCTGACGTTACTGGTGCTCCTCCTGGAAGTCGCTAAAGGAGTTTCCGCGTCAGTCACGGGTCTGGCAATCATGCCTTTCGAGGCAACCTTCCTGATCTTCGGAGTTATAGGTGGCAGGCTGTCGGATAAGGTTGGCTACGCCCCCGTAACGCTCGCCGGGTTGGTCGTTTCATCAATATCGCTCTACATGCTCTCGGAAGTCACTGCCGACGCCGGTCTGACCACCACCATACTGGCGACCGTGCTTCTCGGGATTGGGACTGGAGCCTTCACAGCGCCTAACACAAGCTCTATAATGAGTGCTGTGGAGCCGGACAAGAGGGGCGTAGCATCAGCACTCAGGATGCTCACGTTCAACATAGGCTTCCTAGCCAGCCTCAACATGGCTGTCCTAACCCTAATTCAGTACATCCCGTACGATGTAGCTACTCGGATCATAATATCCGGCGAGCTAGTGGACGTCGAGGGTTACGCAAACAGCATGGCCACAGCACTCGGTAAGTCCTTCTTAGTTCAAGCTATAGTGATGGCTTCAGCCATACCCTTCACACTCACCAGGTTCAGGAGAAAGCAGACGAGTCCCCAACGCTGA
- a CDS encoding SdrD B-like domain-containing protein, translating into MELKSKGIVAVLVLVVSLAVPAVLLITLSTAVTTFATSDWTTELWGWDRVSNSWVSGNLAGYPEGDLVGFKFIITNKQNVAAQVPQINSFYDYFNAGKNAVGIDAEVMWMYAKGPRSSIDFTSRFPPASYNSITPDVYNAFFKYQGGVRQNYYQFNAGSFGTLGPGETLIIYFQAHLAETVYWKTVMTPIDPDESGSQQPVPGPHNGAASFPGASLQVGLALVYTGTKTETQSIPVTYASGSISGYKFNDLDADGADMEPDEPGLEGWVITLDGYDEVGHHIVLQTTTTSTGSYTFSELPLGTFNIMETLKAGWSQTYPPAPGTHQVTITEEQRVVTNKNFGNYQPGNISGYKWNDLNGDGVWSLGEPALEDWTINLLKWDGSDFVLVDQTTTDINGYYEFTGLTAGLYRVSEELPTGWTQTAPSTGSYIVNVASGANIQNKNFGNFKNVEITACKYEDVTGDGFSSDDTPVAGWTVRLYKDNVLFDAKTTGSDGCYTWSDLGPGSYKVDEVIPAGWTSLDASTEHDFGTVTSGGTYSHTFTNFKLGKISGYKWNDLNGDGVWDTNEPGLEGWTINLYGDSTLIGTTTTNINGYYEFVNLPPGTYTVSEVLQAGWSQTYPPAPGTHQVTITSGANIQNKNFGNRMPLVYCWETAYAYGGSYAIPFTNYGFSNWGWTNGPIGYGTYTWDIYAGAGRNDLTKGTKVGSVSIVYDSATGTLTWKVNLVSPYILENDGHKEEVHVYVGSNPLPTYKKGRTTVQTVAPGQYPYTGSEGSVSGLSGQVYVIVHAVVGIPCEPMV; encoded by the coding sequence ATGGAATTGAAAAGTAAAGGAATAGTAGCGGTTTTAGTGCTAGTGGTTTCACTAGCGGTCCCAGCAGTATTACTAATTACGCTATCAACAGCAGTCACAACATTTGCAACAAGTGACTGGACTACAGAGCTTTGGGGTTGGGATAGAGTCAGCAATTCATGGGTTTCCGGAAACCTAGCAGGATATCCTGAGGGAGATCTCGTCGGCTTCAAATTCATTATCACGAACAAGCAGAACGTGGCTGCGCAGGTACCACAGATAAACTCGTTCTACGACTACTTCAACGCCGGGAAAAACGCAGTAGGTATAGATGCAGAGGTGATGTGGATGTACGCCAAGGGTCCTCGGAGCTCGATAGACTTCACATCTAGATTCCCTCCTGCCAGCTATAATTCTATCACGCCAGACGTTTACAACGCGTTCTTCAAATACCAAGGTGGGGTGAGGCAAAACTATTATCAATTCAATGCAGGAAGCTTCGGGACTCTAGGACCAGGTGAGACGTTGATTATATACTTCCAGGCACACCTCGCTGAAACAGTCTATTGGAAAACCGTCATGACGCCCATAGACCCCGACGAATCGGGGTCCCAACAACCCGTGCCAGGACCTCACAACGGTGCTGCATCTTTCCCCGGAGCCTCGCTACAAGTCGGGTTAGCATTAGTTTACACAGGGACGAAGACAGAGACGCAGAGTATCCCGGTCACCTACGCCTCAGGAAGTATCTCTGGGTACAAGTTCAACGACTTAGACGCTGATGGGGCTGACATGGAGCCCGACGAGCCAGGTTTAGAGGGTTGGGTCATAACGTTAGATGGATACGATGAGGTTGGACATCACATAGTCCTGCAGACAACCACCACATCTACCGGAAGCTATACCTTCTCCGAGCTACCGCTCGGAACCTTCAACATTATGGAGACGCTCAAGGCGGGATGGAGCCAGACATACCCACCAGCACCAGGAACACATCAAGTAACAATAACAGAAGAACAAAGAGTCGTGACCAACAAGAACTTTGGGAACTATCAACCAGGTAACATCAGTGGCTATAAGTGGAATGACCTTAACGGTGATGGTGTGTGGAGCTTAGGTGAGCCTGCTCTTGAAGACTGGACTATTAACCTGTTGAAATGGGATGGCAGCGACTTCGTGCTGGTGGATCAAACCACAACAGATATTAACGGCTACTACGAATTCACAGGACTGACGGCAGGCCTATACAGGGTAAGTGAGGAGCTACCCACAGGATGGACGCAAACAGCGCCATCAACAGGTAGTTACATAGTAAACGTCGCTTCAGGAGCAAACATACAGAACAAAAACTTCGGCAACTTCAAGAACGTCGAGATAACTGCATGCAAATACGAGGACGTGACTGGTGACGGATTCTCATCGGATGACACGCCCGTAGCTGGATGGACTGTGAGGCTCTATAAGGACAACGTACTGTTCGATGCTAAGACTACTGGCAGTGACGGATGCTATACGTGGAGCGATCTAGGACCTGGAAGCTACAAAGTCGACGAGGTAATACCCGCAGGATGGACCTCACTAGATGCTTCGACAGAACACGACTTCGGGACAGTAACAAGCGGAGGAACATACAGCCACACATTCACAAACTTCAAACTAGGCAAGATCAGCGGCTATAAGTGGAACGACCTAAACGGCGACGGTGTGTGGGACACTAATGAGCCAGGTCTTGAAGGGTGGACTATTAACCTCTATGGAGACTCAACCCTCATAGGCACGACGACAACGAACATTAACGGCTACTACGAGTTCGTGAATCTACCTCCGGGAACTTACACAGTTAGTGAGGTTCTTCAGGCAGGGTGGAGTCAGACATACCCACCAGCACCAGGAACACATCAAGTAACAATAACATCAGGAGCAAACATACAAAACAAAAACTTCGGGAATAGGATGCCGTTGGTGTACTGTTGGGAGACGGCCTACGCTTACGGCGGTAGCTATGCGATACCTTTCACTAACTACGGGTTCAGTAATTGGGGATGGACTAACGGACCTATAGGTTACGGAACATACACGTGGGACATATATGCAGGTGCGGGTCGGAATGACCTCACTAAAGGAACTAAAGTCGGGAGCGTGAGTATAGTGTATGATAGCGCTACTGGAACCCTCACTTGGAAGGTAAATCTAGTGAGTCCATACATACTTGAGAACGATGGGCATAAGGAGGAGGTTCACGTCTACGTTGGATCTAATCCATTACCAACATATAAGAAGGGACGGACTACAGTGCAAACAGTGGCTCCAGGACAGTATCCATACACAGGTAGCGAAGGTAGTGTATCGGGGCTTTCAGGCCAGGTCTACGTGATCGTGCATGCTGTCGTAGGCATACCGTGCGAACCGATGGTTTAG